The nucleotide sequence CCCGTACGCGGTCCACGTCATATTTCATGCCGGCAGTACCGAGGCGAGCGGCGAGGTTTCGTGGTCGTTCGCCCGCCAGCTCCTCGCGGACGGCATGAGCGAACCGACGGGCATCGGTGACGTACGGGTATGGCCTTGGCAGGCAGCCAACGGCCCGTCCGTCGCACTCGCGCTCTCCTCTCCCGATGGACACGCGCTGTTCGAGGTGCCGCGGCTCGCGCTCGGCGACTTCCTCGGCCGCACGTACCGTCAGGTGCCGGAGGGCGCGGAGAGCGTCCACCTCGACATCGACGGTGCCCTTGCCGCGCTGCTCGGCTCTTACGGCAGCGAACCCCGCTGACGTAGCGAGTCCTGCACACGAGAGTGCTGCCGCGCCTGTGGGCGCGGCAGCACTCACTTTTTGTGAACCCATCGTTGCGCATCGTAAGCGGTGGTACAGCTTCGGTGCGCGCCTTACCCGCAACGCGGCGTGTTGCAATTCTCTGGCGACGCGATGCGCTGCGCCTTTTCGTGGGCGACGCGGCGCGCTGCTCACCGCCGGCCGCGTTCCCAGTCGGCGCACCCCGCCCACCGGGCGCCGCGTCTCCGGACGACACGCACAGTGGTTGTCGCACTCTCCGGACGACACCCACAGCGGTTGTCGCACTTTCCGGACGACACCCACAGTGGTT is from Cryptosporangium minutisporangium and encodes:
- a CDS encoding SsgA family sporulation/cell division regulator; amino-acid sequence: MGIAQPTRVQVDVSLRLVVPEGSSLPVKASLRYEPEDPYAVHVIFHAGSTEASGEVSWSFARQLLADGMSEPTGIGDVRVWPWQAANGPSVALALSSPDGHALFEVPRLALGDFLGRTYRQVPEGAESVHLDIDGALAALLGSYGSEPR